CGTACTGCGCTCAATGCTCGTTTCATCAATCTTCACGCCATTCAAGTAAGCCGTTCCGTCAGGGAAAAAGGTCAAAACATCCTTGCGGTTCACGGTGCCATTATATTCGACAGATTTCTTCGTCGTGAGGTTAGTGACGCGCGGATTGGTCAATGGCAGAGGCACATCGTTGAGCCGCAGGCGAATTTCGGGCGTCGTGGGAACAGGGTTGGTGTTTTCCACCTTGAATTCTGCCAAAAGTGCCATCCCATCGAAGCTTTTTATTTCCGCCTCCGGCAGAAATTCCACAATACGAATCTGCTTGCGGGCTTCCTTCGCCTGTTCGTCGTCGCCAACAATTCCCAAGTTGGCAGCAACAATGGTGATGAGGCCTCCCTTCGTGGAGGCGCCGCTCTTGAGCACGTTGATCAGACCTTTGATCCGCTCTCGATAAATCGCATCATCAATGAAGCCGTCTGCGCCGGGGCGCCGGCCGACTTGCTTCAACTGTGAAGTGCCGCCAAGATTCTCCAGATACAAAGAGAAGATTTTGTCGAGATCGCCTTTTTGCGCCGTGTCAAAGCCCTGGGAATCTTCGTTGTCTGCCGAATCCACCCAATGGCTGCGCATCACTTTAATGAGATCCGACTCGGCTTGATCAAGCGTCTTTCCGAAGACATCGATGAAGCGGTGCAAGACATTATCGAACTCTTGCGAGTCGACGAAATCCGGGAAACGGCTGATGATGCTGACGGTTCGTCCCATGACTGGTAGCTGTTATCCATTG
The window above is part of the bacterium genome. Proteins encoded here:
- a CDS encoding phage tail family protein, encoding MGRTVSIISRFPDFVDSQEFDNVLHRFIDVFGKTLDQAESDLIKVMRSHWVDSADNEDSQGFDTAQKGDLDKIFSLYLENLGGTSQLKQVGRRPGADGFIDDAIYRERIKGLINVLKSGASTKGGLITIVAANLGIVGDDEQAKEARKQIRIVEFLPEAEIKSFDGMALLAEFKVENTNPVPTTPEIRLRLNDVPLPLTNPRVTNLTTKKSVEYNGTVNRKDVLTFFPDGTAYLNGVKIDETSIERSTPVLPPGESRFRIEALIGQPQAKFDRTLFDFSLFEREQLSLPTPEQAATFAIDTTVTLMKLSPASFMVRVPWDIPGFTEKFDQLADNPRNQIKYIVDKVKAAGVFAVIAYDKTFSEIHKMADSFKGHAQRQTLPEDHTIEEANFDIGSVQMPYPGGLEHGLSDALVTSGVFDFTRFDSLNSFA